Proteins from a genomic interval of Nitrospirota bacterium:
- a CDS encoding acetyl-CoA carboxylase carboxyltransferase subunit alpha has product MLRELLDFEKPLIEIEEKIEKLQSYVKGDDPRIHSEIEKLTKRSQLLLEKLYSNLTPWQKTLVARHPSRPTTIDYINAFISDFLELHGDRRYADDPAIIGGIGNLGQRPIVVIGHQKGTGTRDKIYRNFGMPNPEGYRKALRLMRLAEKFHKPIITFIDTPGAYPGIGAEERGQAEAIARNLFEMCRLKVPIIVSVIGEGGSGGALALGVGDRIMMLEHAIYSVISPEGCAAILWGDGTRAMEAAETLKLTAQNLRKLGVIDVIIKEPLGGAHRDAFIAAENLREAVIKALKEIETIPGDKLAAMRYEKFRKMGTFNEQ; this is encoded by the coding sequence ATGCTTAGAGAACTGCTTGACTTTGAGAAACCCCTGATTGAGATAGAAGAGAAGATAGAAAAACTTCAAAGCTATGTCAAAGGTGATGACCCGCGCATACATTCAGAGATTGAGAAACTGACAAAACGTTCACAACTCCTTCTTGAAAAATTGTATTCAAACCTCACTCCATGGCAGAAGACCCTCGTTGCCAGACATCCATCGCGCCCTACAACCATTGATTACATCAATGCCTTTATTTCTGATTTCCTGGAACTGCACGGTGACAGGCGCTATGCAGACGACCCTGCAATAATCGGAGGCATTGGTAATCTTGGCCAAAGGCCTATAGTCGTGATAGGACATCAGAAGGGAACAGGTACAAGGGATAAGATCTACAGAAATTTCGGCATGCCAAATCCTGAGGGCTACAGAAAGGCCCTGCGGCTGATGCGGCTTGCAGAAAAGTTTCACAAACCAATCATAACATTTATTGATACACCCGGCGCATATCCTGGTATCGGCGCTGAGGAGCGTGGACAGGCAGAGGCTATTGCAAGAAACCTGTTTGAAATGTGCCGTCTTAAGGTGCCGATTATTGTGTCAGTTATAGGAGAAGGAGGCAGCGGAGGCGCCCTCGCCCTTGGAGTGGGAGACCGCATCATGATGCTGGAACATGCCATTTACTCTGTCATATCCCCCGAAGGATGCGCAGCAATCCTCTGGGGCGATGGAACACGCGCAATGGAAGCTGCCGAGACGCTCAAACTCACTGCACAAAATCTCAGGAAGCTTGGTGTTATAGATGTCATCATAAAAGAGCCGCTTGGCGGCGCTCACAGGGATGCCTTTATTGCTGCAGAAAACCTCAGGGAGGCAGTGATCAAGGCATTGAAAGAGATTGAAACCATTCCGGGCGACAAGCTCGCAGCTATGCGATATGAGAAATTCAGAAAGATGGGTACATTTAATGAACAGTGA
- a CDS encoding zinc ribbon domain-containing protein, whose product MAKTVGPQCQSCGMPIQDPKDFGTTASGVKNLDYCRFCYQLGKFTEPDLTLEQMIEKCTGIAATKRNMSPEKAMEIVSDYMPRLKRWYKKKTV is encoded by the coding sequence ATGGCAAAAACAGTAGGGCCGCAATGCCAGAGCTGCGGCATGCCAATCCAGGATCCAAAGGATTTTGGTACAACCGCATCCGGCGTCAAGAACCTTGATTATTGTCGTTTCTGTTATCAATTGGGCAAATTTACTGAGCCAGACCTGACTCTTGAACAAATGATCGAGAAGTGTACAGGCATAGCTGCTACCAAACGTAATATGTCACCGGAAAAGGCAATGGAAATCGTAAGTGATTATATGCCGAGGCTTAAGAGATGGTATAAAAAGAAAACTGTATAG
- a CDS encoding endonuclease III, which translates to MKDSDIHDVIRILRKEVAKWEAPAVTRVAEKTRDPFKVLISCILSLRTRDTTTAEASRRLFSMADTPAMMLNLSVSEIEKAIYPAGFYRTKARNIIDICKTLKESYNSTVPDSIDELLKLKGVGRKTANLVVTIGYDKDGICVDTHVHRISNRWGYINTKSPDKSEEALRRKLPRRYWKIYNDLLVTFGQNLCRPVSPLCNQCSITKYCDSFPLKAGKGR; encoded by the coding sequence GTGAAAGACAGCGACATCCATGATGTAATACGTATCCTGCGGAAAGAGGTTGCAAAATGGGAAGCACCGGCAGTAACAAGAGTTGCTGAAAAGACCAGGGATCCATTTAAGGTCCTTATATCCTGCATACTTAGCCTGCGGACACGGGACACGACAACTGCAGAGGCAAGCCGCAGACTCTTCTCCATGGCTGATACGCCAGCAATGATGCTTAACTTATCTGTTAGCGAAATCGAAAAGGCCATCTACCCTGCCGGCTTCTACAGGACAAAGGCAAGGAATATCATTGATATCTGCAAGACCCTGAAAGAGTCATACAATTCAACTGTACCCGATTCAATTGATGAGCTACTCAAATTGAAAGGCGTCGGCAGAAAAACTGCAAACCTCGTAGTAACGATTGGATATGACAAGGACGGTATCTGTGTGGACACGCACGTTCACAGGATATCCAACCGCTGGGGTTATATAAATACAAAATCACCTGATAAATCAGAAGAGGCCCTGCGCAGGAAATTGCCCCGCAGGTACTGGAAGATATACAATGATCTCCTTGTCACGTTCGGTCAAAACCTGTGCAGGCCCGTATCCCCATTATGTAATCAATGCAGCATTACAAAGTATTGCGACAGTTTTCCTCTTAAAGCTGGAAAAGGTAGATAA
- a CDS encoding DUF420 domain-containing protein, producing the protein MNLYSLLLYGSLVTIGISGMCILSGVILIKFRQKEKHKWAMLSASLFALIFVGLYVVRTSVFPHAKYAGNYRGLYLATLWSHTFLSVVNLPLAVIAVYSGLKGRFDRHKKTAPYTAGVWIYVAATGWLIYLFQL; encoded by the coding sequence GTGAACCTATATTCACTGTTACTCTATGGCTCTCTGGTTACAATCGGCATCAGCGGGATGTGCATTCTGTCCGGGGTTATTCTTATAAAGTTTCGCCAAAAGGAAAAACATAAATGGGCGATGCTTTCTGCCTCTTTATTTGCACTGATATTTGTTGGTCTGTACGTTGTAAGGACATCCGTTTTTCCTCATGCAAAGTATGCAGGAAATTACAGGGGATTGTATCTTGCAACACTCTGGTCACACACGTTTCTGTCAGTCGTGAACCTGCCTTTGGCTGTAATAGCTGTATATTCAGGGCTCAAAGGAAGGTTTGACAGGCATAAAAAGACAGCCCCGTATACTGCCGGCGTATGGATATATGTTGCCGCTACAGGATGGCTTATCTACCTTTTCCAGCTTTAA